The sequence below is a genomic window from Dermacentor andersoni chromosome 6, qqDerAnde1_hic_scaffold, whole genome shotgun sequence.
GGCAAGAAGGCCAAGGCGAGCAAAAAGGACAACAAGGAGAACACACATCTGAAGAAGGCTCCTTCGCTTTATGTCCCTTTCATGAGCAAAAAGAGTTCAAGCAGCAACCCCATGCTCAAGATTAAAAAGAAACTTGCCAAGGGCCTCAAGCTGTCCAAGGAACTCAAGCTGTCCAAGGAACTCAAGCTGTCCAAGGAACTCAAGCTGTCCAAGGAGCTCAAGCTCTCCAAGGATGGCAGCAGCAAGATGGCCAAGATCAAGTCCAAGAACAAGGAGGGAAAGGTGAAGGAAGGAAAGATCAAAGAGGGTAAGATCAAGGAAGGAAAGAGCAAAGAAGGAAAGAGTAAAGAGGGCAAGAGCAAGGACAGTTCCAAGTCAAAGTCAAAGAGCAAGAACAAGCTGGGGAATCCAGGAGGCACAGGAGGCCTGATGGCCGTGGCCGGGCTGACGCCAAAGCCTGCCAAGATTAAGTCACTCAACAAGTCCAAGAGTCCAACAGCTTcaaaagcagaaaagaaagagaagaagaagcaGGCAGCGGCAGCCGCAGCCGCTGAACCTCCGATTCCTTTCTTATTTGCACCGATGCCGACACCACCTCCCCCCGCACCTGTTGTAGCACCGCCTCCTGCTCCACCTCCTCCCGTCCCTCCACCACTTGTACCATCCCCACCACCGGTGCTGTCTCCTCCTCACTTGCCTCTCTCATTGACGTCCATGATTCCTCCCTCCATGCTGTCGACCATGACACCACTGCAGGTGATGGCGTGCAAGGCAGAGGAGGAACGCAGCAAGCTGAATGCAgctgccgctgcagctgctgctgctgcgcaggAAAGTGCGGTGATTGCAGATGACCCGTATGAGGACGAGCCACTTTCTCGCGAGGAGTCCCCAGAGCCGAGACTTGTGATTGATGACTCACCTGAGACACTTAGCAAGCAGGAGAAGGAGAACCGGCTGGCCGACATAGAGCAATGCATTGACGCTGTGATTCAGAAGGCACGCGAGGAATCTCGGCTTGAAGAGAAGAGGGAGACCTTGGAGGCAGCCATGTCTGGTATGCTGAACCGCAAGCTGGAGCCGAGGGATGTCTACGACTTCACGGACTCTGACTCGTCACCTCCCCCGACGCCCAAGACGCCGGACTTGGTGGGTTCGCCAGCTCCAAAGAAAGAGGTCAAGGAACCTTCACCAGAGCATATTCCAGGCCCACCTGTCAACACCGAACAAAAGAAGTCCAAAGAAAAGACTAAGGGCAAGAAGAAGTCAGGCAAGAACAAATCAACTTCGGGAACGCCATCCCCCAAGAAGGGGCTTCCAAAGACACCTGAAATGAAAGCATCTCCTCTCATTGCCCTGTCCCAGCGGTCGGAGACATCCCCAGAACCGGCACCCAGCTTCTCGGGTGTGTTTCCCTTCTcccaacaacagcagcagctgcagcagccccAGCAACAACCTCCTGGTCCCCTGTTCTCGCCGAAGTTTCCTGCCTTTGGGTCACCGCCGACTCAGGGTTTCCTGCCGGCATTTCCATTCTCCTCGCAGCTTCGGGCAGGCACATCTTCCCACTTCCCAACACCCCCGCTGTttgttccaccaccttcctctcGCGATGACATGTCGCCAGCATCCTCACCTACGGCACCTCCCCCTGGAGGAGGCCTTATGGGTCCTGTGGTGCTTGGTGGGAGCCCCTTCGCTGTCAAGACTTTGGCCGAAAAGAAAGCCATACCCCCTATTGTGCCGTCCACGAGCCGTATGGATGAAGACAAGCCATCCTTCCCTAAATCTGAAAAAGATGGTGAAAAGGTGAGCGTTAGAGTTGCATTGCTATTCATATTAGCATGGTCCTTGGCACAATTGTTCATGTCTAGGCTATGGAGACAGCAGAACCTAGGGACCGTACGACTTCTTAGGATATTTAGGACTTTCAGCTATCAACCTGCGGTTTTGTCTCTTTATAATGAAGGCCTTGAGTGCATTTCCTAGTTGCTGCATCTTTTGTATTGTTCAGTGCAAGCTTTGCTCGCCTGCTGCAATAGAGCAGATGGATTCACAAAGTCAGGAGCATTCACCCACATCGTGGTCATTGCAGTCAGGAAATATTTCGCGTGGTCTAGACGCCACTGACAAAAAGCACTCATGTGAACAAGTGCACACGAAGTGGTTTATTTCAgaaatttttgtttatttgtgagGCTGTTGTATAGTGTACAGTCTCCACACTGCAATGGTTTCGAAATGGTTGAGCATCCACCTCATATGCGGGAGGTACTGGGTTCAAATCCCCTGGAACCAACGAGTTCTTCTCATGTGTAGAGATGTTTCTCGGCCCAGTGCTCAGCTACTTATACGGGTTCTCATCTCAAAAGGGGGCCCTGTAGacacctaaagaaaaaaaatgcctatCGATCCCATGCTGGCAATTTCTCATCAGGTGAGTGTCTTTCCTAAGTGTTAAGGTCCCGTATTGGCTGGTCCCGTATCCAGCTGGTCCCGTATCCAGTGACAGCACTTGTCTGCCTCCCACAGCAGCGGTGGGTACTCGACTATTTCACTGCCACTGTGGTTGGACAAGGGGTGCCTCGTTCTCGCTATGGTCATCTTCAGTGCTATCATCCAAGGACATTTGCTAGTTATCTGATGGGGAATATATTCTTACTCAGTACTAAAATCATCTTCAGAATCGCTGAACACATGACAGTCTTCTGTCATTTGCTACCCTCTTGCTCCTTTGTGCCATGAAGGGTCTGCTCAAATTCTTTCGTGTACTGCTAAACAATTTCTACCATTGCACAGAAGCTGCGAGGGGTAGGTATTAACTGTTGAAAAGTTTCTGAAAGGTGCCTCAACAAACACGTAGAAAAAAACACCAGTGGACACAAGTGCATTTATGTTGGGCGCTTCCAGATGTCTGACCAGAACTTATATTTTTGCATATTGGGAGGGGCCTGACATATTACTGCAGAGGGTTAAATCATAATGATGCACATGTATTGCGTACTGTGCCATGGAAATGTGCTGATTACGCTACATGCATTAGTATTATACTGGCATCGTAAAAGGTTGTGTATGTTCTCAAAAGTGCCGGCAAGAAACACCATTTTTTTTAATAACGCACTAACAATAACCtatttaaaagaaaacataaatcaTCTTGTTCTTGCAAATTTTTGGCATAGTTAATTTTGATGGTAGCTGAGCTGCATTACTACAGAATGATCTATTATACAGCATGCATGGCTTGATGGAAACAGTTAGCAATCTAATGAGGCAAAACTTGCAATTtcaaaattagctacagctgagTTACCTGCTGCAACTGTTCTGTGTAATTCTTTGGGTTCAGCCATTGCTGGCACTTTTGTCTAAGGCCTGCATGTAGAAAACACATCTTACTAAActaacagtgtttttttttttctccttttcctctccttgctttcatGTCCAGTTTTCAATGGACAAATACTGGAAGGTAATGTCATACTGCTCTGCTTTCCTTGCTCTGTTGGAACTTCGATATTTTGTCCTTTGAAAAAACTGCAGTAAATCTCATGTTTTCATTACAAGCAGCCTGGACTGAGGAAGGGCAGGCTGTCAGCAGCCGTAAGACGTGTCGTCAAGGTCATTGaggacatttttttcttcttgtcagtGCATGGGCGAAATGCATCTTGCGGGAATGTATCGGTTGCATGAAAACTTGCCATTTCTTGCTGGTTTTTGGTTTTTATCACATCAGACTTCATGTTAttgcttaattaaaaaaaaagacctaGTTAGGAACTTGGCTTTGATTATTGTGGCAAACATTACAAACATGACGGCAGCTGATAAGCAGGCTGTGCAATCAGTATGTTCACTCACTGTATCTGTGGCAATTAGAATATATGCATATTAAACGCTTTGTGAATATGGCTTGGGGAACACTTACATGCCCACAACCTGAAAGCACCTTCAGTTGAGCAGACGCAAAACTTGCCAGATAAATGCACTGCAAATATTTGAGAGATTAAATATTTCTGAGTGCTGCAAAGCGGGTGTAATCCTGTGCACTCCTGCTTCTTTGGGGGCTTTCCATGTTTGCCGGGCATTCAGTGTG
It includes:
- the LOC126522707 gene encoding uncharacterized protein isoform X2, encoding MAALFSRSVLKVSVAQICQNIGWHAVHQSTLELLADILHRYVLEIARTAQAYSNQDGRTEPNLDDLSLAFNDLGILLSELEEYINNVEPVAFSKRVPHFPVARPTNLPHPKPGSRELLQRPEWVHEFLPPMHPELEEEESMLLSPGSGIDGMKRDMASNSAGEEISSPQGSPQPTKRNADGTETPNPKRFRLCTEEEGQPMREVTSVFMTPSGFISPAREGKLPEPSAPSSFIKTLPAGMAFDSDSSDSIDVPHKEVKLKEPKKTIKVKKEGKDGKKAKASKKDNKENTHLKKAPSLYVPFMSKKSSSSNPMLKIKKKLAKGLKLSKELKLSKELKLSKELKLSKELKLSKDGSSKMAKIKSKNKEGKVKEGKIKEGKIKEGKSKEGKSKEGKSKDSSKSKSKSKNKLGNPGGTGGLMAVAGLTPKPAKIKSLNKSKSPTASKAEKKEKKKQAAAAAAAEPPIPFLFAPMPTPPPPAPVVAPPPAPPPPVPPPLVPSPPPVLSPPHLPLSLTSMIPPSMLSTMTPLQVMACKAEEERSKLNAAAAAAAAAAQESAVIADDPYEDEPLSREESPEPRLVIDDSPETLSKQEKENRLADIEQCIDAVIQKAREESRLEEKRETLEAAMSGMLNRKLEPRDVYDFTDSDSSPPPTPKTPDLVGSPAPKKEVKEPSPEHIPGPPVNTEQKKSKEKTKGKKKSGKNKSTSGTPSPKKGLPKTPEMKASPLIALSQRSETSPEPAPSFSGVFPFSQQQQQLQQPQQQPPGPLFSPKFPAFGSPPTQGFLPAFPFSSQLRAGTSSHFPTPPLFVPPPSSRDDMSPASSPTAPPPGGGLMGPVVLGGSPFAVKTLAEKKAIPPIVPSTSRMDEDKPSFPKSEKDGEKSKAKEKKEKKVDKKEHVKKKPKEKLKEKPPKEKKEGKAKLKAPEKTKADKKTKTKVGKEKEKKKGKEEKKKDDSIPKITVKLGSTPKPSATKILFKALAQGGGGDSPPDPFAASPPSSPVRARSPSPPVLTPVAVPPPPQPQASGRGSKASSKASKGAAAAPPASQQPQLAEAASPLPTARMVITETVGTIVDERGNKIWICPACAKPDDGSPMIGCDECDDWYHWVCVGIVVPPKEEESWYCNRCIAKRQGALAKKKKKKHRKDK
- the LOC126522707 gene encoding uncharacterized protein isoform X1; translated protein: MAALFSRSVLKVSVAQICQNIGWHAVHQSTLELLADILHRYVLEIARTAQAYSNQDGRTEPNLDDLSLAFNDLGILLSELEEYINNVEPVAFSKRVPHFPVARPTNLPHPKPGSRELLQRPEWVHEFLPPMHPELEEEESMLLSPGSGIDGMKRDMASNSAGEEISSPQGSPQPTKRNADGTETPNPKRFRLCTEEEGQPMREVTSVFMTPSGFISPAREGKLPEPSAPSSFIKTLPAGMAFDSDSSDSIDVPHKEVKLKEPKKTIKVKKEGKDGKKAKASKKDNKENTHLKKAPSLYVPFMSKKSSSSNPMLKIKKKLAKGLKLSKELKLSKELKLSKELKLSKELKLSKDGSSKMAKIKSKNKEGKVKEGKIKEGKIKEGKSKEGKSKEGKSKDSSKSKSKSKNKLGNPGGTGGLMAVAGLTPKPAKIKSLNKSKSPTASKAEKKEKKKQAAAAAAAEPPIPFLFAPMPTPPPPAPVVAPPPAPPPPVPPPLVPSPPPVLSPPHLPLSLTSMIPPSMLSTMTPLQVMACKAEEERSKLNAAAAAAAAAAQESAVIADDPYEDEPLSREESPEPRLVIDDSPETLSKQEKENRLADIEQCIDAVIQKAREESRLEEKRETLEAAMSGMLNRKLEPRDVYDFTDSDSSPPPTPKTPDLVGSPAPKKEVKEPSPEHIPGPPVNTEQKKSKEKTKGKKKSGKNKSTSGTPSPKKGLPKTPEMKASPLIALSQRSETSPEPAPSFSGVFPFSQQQQQLQQPQQQPPGPLFSPKFPAFGSPPTQGFLPAFPFSSQLRAGTSSHFPTPPLFVPPPSSRDDMSPASSPTAPPPGGGLMGPVVLGGSPFAVKTLAEKKAIPPIVPSTSRMDEDKPSFPKSEKDGEKFSMDKYWKPGLRKGRLSAAVRRVVKSKAKEKKEKKVDKKEHVKKKPKEKLKEKPPKEKKEGKAKLKAPEKTKADKKTKTKVGKEKEKKKGKEEKKKDDSIPKITVKLGSTPKPSATKILFKALAQGGGGDSPPDPFAASPPSSPVRARSPSPPVLTPVAVPPPPQPQASGRGSKASSKASKGAAAAPPASQQPQLAEAASPLPTARMVITETVGTIVDERGNKIWICPACAKPDDGSPMIGCDECDDWYHWVCVGIVVPPKEEESWYCNRCIAKRQGALAKKKKKKHRKDK